A region of Pempheris klunzingeri isolate RE-2024b chromosome 15, fPemKlu1.hap1, whole genome shotgun sequence DNA encodes the following proteins:
- the dnajb4 gene encoding dnaJ homolog subfamily B member 4 has product MGKDYYKTLGISKGATDEDIKKAYRKQALKWHPDKNKSGAAEEKFKEIAEAYEVLSDPKKREVYDQYGEEGLKGGSGPTADGQGSTFTYTFHGDPHATFATFFGGSNPFEIFFGRKANGRDDDDMEVDGNDPFGSFTSFNLNGFPRDGHAGPGGQQRRKQDPAIIHELRVSLEEVFHGCTKRMKISRKRLNPDGRTMRNEDKILAIEIKRGWKEGTKITFPREGDESPNTIPADIVFVIKDKPHPHFRREGSNIVYPVRVSLRQSLCGCSVTVSTIDGKTCNMKITDVIKPGMRKTVAGQGLPLPKNPEQRGDLVVEFDVNFPETLPGNAKDVLKRHLPT; this is encoded by the exons ATGGGCAAAGATTACTACAAAACGCTGGGCATCTCTAAAGGAGCCACGGACGAGGACATTAAGAAAGCTTACAGAAAACAGGCGCTGAAATGGCACCCGGACAAAAACAAGTCTGGAGCCGCCGAGGAGAAATTTAAGGAAATCGCAGAGGCATATGAAGTCCTCAGTGATCCGAAGAAAAGAGAAGTTTATGACCAGTACGGAGAGGAAG GTCTCAAGGGAGGAAGCGGGCCCACTGCTGATGGACAAGGCAGCACCTTCACCTACACCTTCCACGGGGACCCTCACGCCACCTTCGCCACTTTCTTCGGGGGCTCAAACCCCTTCGAGATCTTCTTTGGGCGCAAAGCCAACGGCCGAGACGACGATGACATGGAGGTGGACGGAAACGACCCCTTCGGCTCCTTCACCAGCTTCAACCTAAACGGTTTCCCTCGGGATGGCCACGCTGGCCCTGGAGGGCAGCAGCGCCGGAAGCAGGACCCGGCCATCATCCACGAACTGAGGGTCTCCCTGGAGGAGGTCTTCCACGGCTGCACCAAGAGGATGAAAATCTCTCGCAAGAGGCTAAATCCAGACGGCAGGACCATGCGCAATGAGGATAAGATTCTTGCTATCGAGATCAAGCGGGGCTGGAAAGAGGGAACCAAGATCACGTTCCCGCGGGAGGGAGACGAGTCGCCCAACACCATTCCTGCTGACATTGTTTTCGTCATCAAGGACAAGCCACACCCCCACTTTAGGCGGGAGGGCTCCAACATTGTGTATCCTGTGCGCGTGAGCTTACGACAG TCGTTGTGCGGATGCTCGGTTACCGTGTCGACGATAGACGGGAAGACGTGCAACATGAAGATCACGGATGTCATCAAGCCTGGCATGAGAAAGACAGTTGCCGGGCAGggtctccccctccccaaaaacccagagcagagaggagacctGGTGGTGGAGTTTGATGTGAACTTTCCTGAGACGTTGCCCGGCAACGCCAAGGACGTCCTGAAACGGCATTTACCTACTTAG